The window CGCCACTCTGGCGACATCCGCCAATCTCAAATCAGCTTCTCCAAAGGCGCAGGGAGGATTGAACTACTTCGCCCATCGCGTCGGCGCGGAAGCGGCCACGCTGCTCCAGGTCGGCTCGCCGTTCGATTACGAGCGGCAGATGAAAGTGTTTGTGGCGAATAAGATGCCCGACCCGCGCGATGCCGGTTATCGCGATGCGCTCGTCCATTGGATCAAGCATTTCGTGAAGACGACCCACGGCAAGGCCTTTGTGCTTTTTACGAATTTCAAGTTGATGCAGGAAGTCGGCGAGCGGATGCAGCCGTTCTTCGACGAGCTGGGCCTGAAATGTTTTGTGCAAGGCACCGGCACGCCCCGTTCGTTGATGCTGGAAAAATTCAAAGACGACGTGGACTCCGTACTCTTCGGCACCGCGAGCTTCTGGCAGGGCGTCGATGTGCCCGGGGAGGCGTTGTCGAATGTGATCATCACGCGACTGCCGTTTGCCGTGCCCGATCATCCATTGATCGAAGCGCGCATCGAGAGTATCGAGGCGCACGGTGGCAACTCGTTCAACGATTTCTCGCTGCCCGAAGCCATCTTGAAATTTCGTCAAGGCGTCGGGCGACTCATTCGCACCAAAAGCGACACCGGCATCGTCGTGGTACTGGACAACCGGGTGCTCACCAAAAAATACGGACAGGCGTTCCTCGACGCCTTGCCGAGGTGTCCGTTGGAAATTGTTTGAGCAGTTGAGGAAGCATCCCTGTGGATGCGAATCGGACGAAGACTCTCGCAGATTCCGTGAGCTGCGTGCGACGTTTCACCACACTTCTACAGGCCCTTTCGGCACGGGGATTTGTTCTCGTTGAACAACGCCCGACTCTTGCATGAAGGAAGCCACCATGGGCGCAGGACGATAGTTTGGTTTCAGCTCGCCATTGTCGTCGAGGAACTGCTGGCGCCAGCGGAGATAGTTTTCAAGGAGGCCGTGGAACTCAGCTTTCGTTGAAACCTGCACCGCGCGTTTGTTGAATTCGTTGGCCGGGCCGAACCGCTTCGCGTACCACGGCGCGACTTTGCGGAACATCCGGCAACCGAGTTCTTCCCCGAACACTTCGACCATGAGGTCAAGATGCCGGCACATCACACGCACGCGCTCATCGAAACTCGGCTCCGGCAAGACTTCGCCGGTTGTGGTGGTAGGGCGCGTCACTCCGTGCGCGCCGTCATTGGCGCTTGGACGAGCGGCGGGCAACGGAGTGCCCGCCCTACCAGTTCCGCTCGCCTGCAAGTAATGCAGCGTCCGTTTGAAAATCCACGGATCATAAAACGCGCCACGTCCGATGCTCACGCCCGCGCAGCCCGTCTCGTCCAACATCCGCTTGGCCGCTTGCGGCGTCGTCACGTCGCCGTTGCCGATGACCGGAATTCCTTTCACGACCTGCACCACGGCGCGAATGCCCGCCAGGTTCACGCGACCGCCAAATCCCTGTTCGCGCGTCCGGCCATGAACAAAGATTGCCGCCACGCCGACATCTTCCAATGTGCGAGCCAGATCAGGCGCTGTCAGATTCTGCTCATCCCAGCCGAGCCGCATCTTGGCGGTCACAGGAATTTTGACCGCCTCCACCATGCCGCGCACCAGTCTGGCGGTTTTCTCCAGTTCCGTCATCATCGCCGAGCCGCCGCCGACCCGGCAGACTTTGCGGACCGGACAACCCATGTTGATGTCCACCGCCGCCAGGCCGATGGATTCGAGGTACACCGCGGCATCCCGCATTTCTTCAGGAACAGAGCCGAACAATTGCACCGCCAATGGCCGGTCCGCCGGAGAACTTTCAATCAGCTTCAGCGCCTTGGCTTTCTTTTCGAGCAACGACCGCGCGTTTACCAGATCGGTTGTCGCCAGGTCCAATCCGCCAATCTCACGAAGCGTGAGGCGAAATGGCAAATTCGTGTAACCCGCCAGTGGCGACAGGAACAAATTCGATTTCAATGTCAGCGATCCGATTTGCATTCAGTCACAAACCATAGCAGAACGCTCAAACTCAACAAACAGGAATAACTTGGTGACCAGTCAGCCTCTCGACGGAAGGTCAGCCATTTGCGGGCTGGAGCGGGGCAAGCTACCGCCGCTGGCCCGTCTGTGCTGAACCCAAGCCGCGGGCGGCCCGGTGAGTCGCAGCCCGGCGAGGAGGGCAGAGGCGAAACTTGTGAAAGAGTGTGGTGCGGGGCTGACGGAGAGGCCGGTTTGTTGAATCGATATCGCTAACTGGGCTGCTGTCCGTCGCGAAGCCAAGCTCCTGTGGCGTTCATCAGCAGTCGAAAGAAGTTGCGCTTCTCCGCGTGGATATGAACTCGGTTTATTGGAGCCCCACCCTCCCACTCAAATCGATCTCCGCAGATTCTTGTCAAAGAAATCGGCAATCATCTGGATGAGTTCGGGGTGACTCGGACTCAACTCGCCGCCCGCTGGAACGAAACCGTGTCCCGCGTTTTTCACGACGACGAGCGTGGCCGGCACGCCCGCCTCCTTCAGCCGTTCGAGAAGTCGTTTCGACTGATCCAGCGCCACGACCTTGTCCTGGTCGCCGTGCAGAATCAGAAACGGCGGGTCGTCCCTGGAAACATAACTCACCGGGCTGGCGCGCTTCAGCATCTCATCCTTGTCCGAAGTGGCTCCGAAAACTTCCTGGGCAATCTTCGGGTTTCCGCGACCAACGCCAATCGTCAAGTCCGCCGGGCCGAACATGTCCACGACCGCCTGGACGCGGCTGGATTGATCGGCATGACCGCTGTTGCCCTCGAAGCCGGCACTGGCATCCGCAGTTCCGAGCAGCGCGACCAAATGTCCTCCCGCGCTGCCACCCCAAACTCCGATGCGTTTGGGATCGAGATGATATTTGTCGGCATTGGCGCGCAGAAAACGAACGGCGCATTTGGCATCTTCAATCTGCGCCGGGAACTTGAATTCCGGTGCAAGCCGATAGTTAATGGACGCCACGAGATAGCCACGCTTCACTAACTCGGGAATTGCCATTGCACCGGCGCCAGCGGCTTTGTCGCCCGCCCGCCAACCGCCGCCGTGGACATACATCGCGACCGGCAAGGCTTTGCCATCGGTTTTCTTCGGGAAGTAAAGATCCATTTTCAATTCCACTGCTCCCGCTCTACCGTACGTGACATCACGGTCGATTGTTTCCGCGGCGTCACTCAGGCCGGGAAGCACGGGAGCGGCCCTGACCGGTTGTGGTCTTCTCGTCGGGGCGGCGTCGGGAGTTTTGGGTGGATCTGCACCAACGGCGACCGACGTCAACGCGAGCGTTGTCAGTAGGCCGACGAGCTTCAACACCAGCTTGAGGATTTTCATAGGGAGTGTTCCAGTTGAATTATTTCGCACGAGCGTTGGTTCGGTTAGAAAGACGGTTGGTGCCCAGACGACATTACAAATCATATCCGTAGGTGCAAGGGAATACTGCTATCACCAAAGGCGGTCAGTCTTGCTGGAGGAATAGTTGAATGGCGCGTTGATAATCCTCAGGTTGATCAATGTCGAGGTCGAGACCGGGGTCATCCAGATTGCAAAGCCTCAAATCCTCCTGCTCAAGAAACTGCTTGAGGTCCTGCGCCGTTGAATCTTGCAGCCGGTGAAAAGCAGCCGCCGACAACAACACCGGATGGCGACGATGACCGCCTTGAAATGGCAGGCAAATCTCTTGAGGATGAGCGGTGGCGAATTCAATCAGCGCGCGCAACGTTTTGGACTGCAAGTGTGGTTGGTCGCCGAGCACCAATACCCAATGGGTCAAGCCAGCCCGCCAAC of the Verrucomicrobiota bacterium genome contains:
- a CDS encoding tRNA-dihydrouridine synthase, translating into MQIGSLTLKSNLFLSPLAGYTNLPFRLTLREIGGLDLATTDLVNARSLLEKKAKALKLIESSPADRPLAVQLFGSVPEEMRDAAVYLESIGLAAVDINMGCPVRKVCRVGGGSAMMTELEKTARLVRGMVEAVKIPVTAKMRLGWDEQNLTAPDLARTLEDVGVAAIFVHGRTREQGFGGRVNLAGIRAVVQVVKGIPVIGNGDVTTPQAAKRMLDETGCAGVSIGRGAFYDPWIFKRTLHYLQASGTGRAGTPLPAARPSANDGAHGVTRPTTTTGEVLPEPSFDERVRVMCRHLDLMVEVFGEELGCRMFRKVAPWYAKRFGPANEFNKRAVQVSTKAEFHGLLENYLRWRQQFLDDNGELKPNYRPAPMVASFMQESGVVQREQIPVPKGPVEVW
- a CDS encoding alpha/beta hydrolase, with amino-acid sequence MKILKLVLKLVGLLTTLALTSVAVGADPPKTPDAAPTRRPQPVRAAPVLPGLSDAAETIDRDVTYGRAGAVELKMDLYFPKKTDGKALPVAMYVHGGGWRAGDKAAGAGAMAIPELVKRGYLVASINYRLAPEFKFPAQIEDAKCAVRFLRANADKYHLDPKRIGVWGGSAGGHLVALLGTADASAGFEGNSGHADQSSRVQAVVDMFGPADLTIGVGRGNPKIAQEVFGATSDKDEMLKRASPVSYVSRDDPPFLILHGDQDKVVALDQSKRLLERLKEAGVPATLVVVKNAGHGFVPAGGELSPSHPELIQMIADFFDKNLRRSI
- a CDS encoding nucleotidyltransferase family protein, producing the protein MPSPATSNLFSLGVVLLAAGASSRMGRPKMLLPWGGTSVIGHLVEQWKKLGAGQIAMVCAADDQDMTSELDRLRFPREDRILNPAPQRGMFSSIQCAAGWTGWRAGLTHWVLVLGDQPHLQSKTLRALIEFATAHPQEICLPFQGGHRRHPVLLSAAAFHRLQDSTAQDLKQFLEQEDLRLCNLDDPGLDLDIDQPEDYQRAIQLFLQQD